A genomic window from Paucibacter sp. KCTC 42545 includes:
- a CDS encoding 2-hydroxychromene-2-carboxylate isomerase produces MSAPIDFYFDFASPYGYIASAVIDQLAERHGRSVNWHVIVLDANFNSLERIRIPHNVMRSDYIRRDAERLATYYGVEYKTPSTLGVHTEQAARIFHWINDRNPQQGRDFAKHVLQAYFIKDQNVAAAEVLQAICEAMGISAEDFHEASSGSASRARLKAEVDMAEARGVFGSPFFIVEGERFWGNDRLPQLERWLANGPY; encoded by the coding sequence ATGTCCGCGCCGATTGATTTCTACTTCGACTTCGCCTCGCCCTACGGCTACATCGCCTCGGCCGTCATCGACCAACTGGCGGAACGGCATGGCCGCAGCGTCAACTGGCACGTGATCGTGCTGGACGCCAATTTCAACTCACTCGAGCGCATCCGCATACCGCACAACGTGATGCGCAGCGACTACATCCGCCGCGATGCCGAGCGCCTGGCCACCTATTACGGTGTCGAGTACAAGACCCCCTCGACCCTGGGCGTGCACACCGAGCAAGCGGCGCGGATCTTCCACTGGATCAACGACCGCAACCCACAGCAAGGCCGCGACTTCGCCAAGCATGTGCTGCAGGCCTATTTCATCAAAGACCAGAACGTCGCCGCAGCCGAAGTGCTGCAGGCCATCTGCGAAGCCATGGGCATCTCCGCCGAGGACTTCCACGAAGCCAGCAGCGGCTCGGCCAGCCGGGCTCGCCTGAAGGCCGAGGTGGACATGGCCGAGGCGCGCGGCGTGTTCGGCTCGCCCTTCTTCATCGTCGAAGGCGAGCGTTTCTGGGGCAATGACCGCCTACCCCAACTCGAACGCTGGCTCGCCAACGGCCCTTACTGA